One genomic window of Vibrio parahaemolyticus includes the following:
- the pdxJ gene encoding pyridoxine 5'-phosphate synthase — protein sequence MSSIYLGVNIDHIATLRNARGTKYPDPVHAAEIAERAGADGITIHLREDRRHILDRDVRILRETIQTRMNLEMAVTEEMVEIALKTKPEFVCLVPEKREELTTEGGLDVVGQLEKVKAATQKLTEAGIKVSLFIDADRQQIEAAKQCGAPFIELHTGHYADAETEEEQQAELKKIAAGASYADDLGIIVNAGHGLTYHNVAPIAALPEIYELNIGHSIIGRAVFDGLEKSVAEMKALMIAARK from the coding sequence ATGAGCTCAATTTATTTAGGCGTTAATATCGACCATATTGCCACTCTACGTAATGCGCGTGGTACAAAATACCCAGATCCTGTACACGCTGCGGAAATCGCAGAGCGTGCTGGGGCGGACGGCATTACCATCCACCTGCGTGAAGACCGTCGCCATATTTTGGATCGTGATGTGCGTATTCTACGTGAGACGATTCAAACACGTATGAATCTAGAAATGGCGGTCACTGAGGAAATGGTTGAGATCGCACTAAAAACTAAGCCAGAGTTTGTTTGTCTCGTACCAGAAAAGCGTGAAGAGCTCACTACTGAAGGCGGCTTAGATGTGGTTGGCCAACTTGAGAAAGTAAAAGCGGCAACGCAAAAGCTAACGGAAGCGGGCATTAAAGTTTCTCTGTTTATTGATGCGGATCGTCAGCAAATTGAAGCGGCGAAGCAGTGTGGTGCACCATTTATCGAGCTTCATACTGGTCATTACGCTGATGCAGAAACAGAAGAAGAGCAACAAGCAGAGTTGAAGAAGATTGCTGCGGGTGCAAGCTACGCTGATGACCTTGGTATTATTGTGAATGCTGGCCACGGTCTGACTTACCACAACGTGGCACCAATTGCTGCGCTACCAGAAATTTACGAGTTGAACATTGGTCACTCTATCATTGGACGTGCAGTGTTTGATGGCCTAGAAAAGTCTGTGGCAGAGATGAAAGCACTGATGATCGCGGCACGCAAATAA
- the recO gene encoding DNA repair protein RecO: protein MSNLSAEGFQRCFVLHRRPYSESSLILDVFSEEYGRITLMAKGARSKRSNLKGALQPFTPLLLKWSGKGSMKTLRQAEPISLGLPLFGINLYSAMYVNELVGRVLMAEVPMPALFHDYLHALTELAQCENPEPALRRFELALLSSMGYGVDFLHCAGTGEPVDPEMTYRYREQKGFIASVRRDNLTFLGNELIAISERRFVTKEQLKAAKRFTRIALKPYLGGKPLKSRELFIQTPRARSNGK from the coding sequence ATGAGCAACTTATCCGCAGAAGGTTTTCAACGCTGCTTTGTCCTGCACCGACGCCCTTACAGTGAATCGAGCTTAATCCTTGATGTATTTAGCGAGGAGTATGGTCGTATCACGCTAATGGCCAAGGGCGCGCGTAGTAAACGCTCCAATCTAAAAGGCGCACTGCAACCTTTTACGCCTCTATTGCTTAAATGGTCTGGTAAAGGGTCGATGAAAACGTTGCGCCAAGCAGAGCCTATCAGCCTAGGTTTACCTTTGTTTGGGATCAACCTGTACTCAGCCATGTACGTCAACGAGCTCGTTGGGCGAGTGCTAATGGCAGAAGTCCCAATGCCTGCACTGTTTCATGATTACCTGCATGCCTTAACCGAGCTCGCTCAGTGTGAAAACCCAGAACCCGCATTACGCCGTTTTGAGTTGGCTTTGCTCTCTTCAATGGGGTATGGCGTCGACTTTTTGCACTGTGCTGGCACGGGTGAGCCGGTCGATCCTGAGATGACGTACCGCTACCGAGAACAAAAGGGATTTATCGCATCGGTAAGGCGGGACAATCTAACATTTCTGGGCAATGAGCTGATTGCAATCAGTGAGCGGCGGTTTGTCACTAAAGAGCAGCTAAAAGCGGCAAAACGCTTTACACGTATAGCCTTAAAGCCGTATCTTGGCGGCAAACCTTTAAAAAGTCGTGAATTGTTTATTCAGACACCCAGAGCACGGAGTAATGGAAAATGA
- the era gene encoding GTPase Era, with amino-acid sequence MADNEFDIDAFFASHGEVSSPENQHCGFIAIVGRPNVGKSTLLNKILGQKISITSRKPQTTRHRIMGVDTDGDYQAIYVDTPGLHIEEKRAINRLMNRAANSSLSDVNLVFFLVDGTHWTKDDEMVLTKLQKSNFPVVLCVNKVDNVQDRNEVMLHMAEMSKKMDFVDVVPISAKQGKNIDVLRKHVRNHLPKATHHFPEEYVTDRSQRFMASEIVREKLMRFTGDELPYSVTVEIERFDYNPETDGFHINALILVERNGQKKMVIGKGGEKIKTIGREARLDMEELFGRKVYLETWVKVKSGWADDERALRSLGYIDDL; translated from the coding sequence ATGGCTGATAACGAATTCGACATCGATGCGTTTTTCGCATCACATGGTGAGGTGAGCTCACCGGAAAACCAGCATTGTGGTTTCATTGCCATTGTTGGTCGTCCTAACGTGGGTAAATCGACGCTTCTGAATAAAATTCTAGGTCAGAAGATTTCGATCACGTCACGTAAGCCACAAACGACGCGTCACCGCATCATGGGCGTCGACACAGATGGCGATTACCAAGCGATTTACGTTGATACACCAGGACTTCACATTGAAGAAAAACGTGCAATCAACCGTTTGATGAACCGCGCAGCAAACTCATCGTTGAGTGACGTGAACCTAGTTTTCTTCTTAGTCGATGGTACCCATTGGACGAAAGACGACGAGATGGTGTTGACCAAGCTTCAGAAATCGAACTTCCCTGTTGTACTTTGTGTTAACAAAGTCGATAACGTGCAAGATCGTAATGAAGTGATGCTACACATGGCTGAAATGTCTAAAAAAATGGACTTTGTCGATGTAGTGCCAATCTCTGCGAAGCAAGGTAAGAACATTGATGTATTGCGCAAGCACGTACGTAATCACCTGCCGAAAGCGACGCATCACTTCCCTGAAGAATACGTAACGGATCGCTCTCAGCGTTTCATGGCTTCAGAAATCGTACGTGAAAAGCTAATGCGCTTTACTGGTGATGAACTGCCATATTCTGTAACGGTTGAGATTGAGCGTTTCGACTACAACCCAGAAACCGACGGTTTCCATATCAATGCTTTGATTCTTGTTGAACGTAATGGTCAGAAGAAAATGGTGATTGGTAAAGGCGGCGAGAAGATCAAAACCATTGGTCGTGAAGCACGTCTAGATATGGAAGAGTTGTTCGGCCGTAAAGTTTATCTAGAGACTTGGGTGAAAGTGAAGTCTGGTTGGGCAGATGACGAACGTGCACTACGCTCACTGGGTTACATCGACGATCTATAA
- the rnc gene encoding ribonuclease III — protein MNSPIDKLERKLGYQFKDAGLINLALTHRSANSKHNERLEFLGDSILSFVIADDLYHRFPKVNEGDMSRMRATLVRGHTLAELGREFDLGDYLKLGPGELKSGGFRRDSILADAVEAIIGAIYLDSDIEKVRSIVLSWYNSRLEAIKPGVSQKDPKTRLQEFLQGRRKPLPVYTVTNIKGEAHNQEFTVECEVAGVDKPVIGKGTSRRKAEQAAAETALEQLTNG, from the coding sequence ATGAATTCTCCAATTGATAAACTAGAGAGAAAGCTCGGCTACCAATTTAAGGATGCTGGGCTTATCAACTTGGCGCTGACTCACCGCAGCGCCAACAGCAAGCACAATGAACGTCTTGAGTTTCTGGGCGATTCAATTTTAAGTTTTGTCATCGCTGATGATCTGTACCATCGTTTTCCGAAAGTGAACGAGGGTGACATGAGCCGTATGCGCGCTACTCTGGTACGTGGACACACATTGGCGGAACTGGGTCGTGAATTCGATCTAGGAGATTATTTAAAATTAGGTCCAGGTGAATTGAAGAGTGGCGGTTTCCGCCGAGACTCTATTCTAGCCGATGCGGTAGAAGCCATTATTGGTGCGATTTACCTAGATAGTGATATTGAGAAAGTACGCAGTATTGTTCTGAGTTGGTACAACTCGCGTCTTGAAGCCATCAAACCTGGCGTATCACAAAAAGACCCAAAAACTCGCCTACAAGAGTTCCTGCAAGGCAGAAGAAAACCGCTGCCTGTCTACACAGTGACTAATATTAAAGGTGAAGCGCACAACCAAGAGTTTACGGTTGAGTGCGAAGTAGCAGGTGTGGATAAGCCTGTAATCGGTAAAGGCACCAGCCGCCGCAAGGCAGAACAGGCGGCAGCAGAAACAGCACTAGAGCAATTAACTAATGGCTGA
- the lepB gene encoding signal peptidase I produces MANTFSLMLVIVTLVTGVVWLLEKLVFAKKRQAKVAEIQAQTTNGLDAVTLQKVDRQPWWIENSVSIFPVIAFVLVLRSFIYEPFQIPSGSMMPTLLVGDFILVEKYAYGLKDPVWRTQLVETGKPERGDIVVFKYPPQPSVDYIKRVVGLPGDIVRYSGDKQLCIQSQGESSCKPVKLSNVEESQFKSNGIPMIQLDEKLGNVEHNILVNPLVRNRVEQYFPRSGTTEWVVPQGQYFVMGDNRDNSADSRYWGFVPEANLVGKAVAIWISFEFDRGADSVLPSWIPTGVRFNRIGGIH; encoded by the coding sequence ATGGCGAATACATTCTCACTGATGCTGGTTATCGTCACCTTGGTAACGGGTGTAGTTTGGCTACTGGAAAAGCTGGTGTTTGCAAAAAAACGTCAAGCGAAAGTAGCGGAGATTCAAGCGCAAACTACAAATGGTTTGGATGCGGTCACTCTACAGAAAGTGGATCGCCAGCCATGGTGGATTGAAAACAGTGTGTCTATTTTCCCTGTTATCGCTTTCGTCTTAGTATTACGTTCTTTTATCTATGAACCGTTTCAAATCCCGTCAGGCTCAATGATGCCCACCTTGCTGGTTGGTGATTTCATTTTAGTTGAGAAGTACGCGTACGGTCTAAAAGACCCAGTATGGCGTACTCAGCTAGTGGAAACTGGTAAGCCTGAACGTGGTGATATTGTTGTCTTTAAATACCCACCTCAACCAAGCGTTGATTACATCAAACGTGTCGTTGGTTTGCCGGGTGACATTGTTCGTTATTCTGGTGATAAGCAGTTGTGCATTCAAAGCCAAGGCGAATCCAGCTGTAAGCCAGTTAAGCTGAGTAATGTAGAAGAGAGTCAATTCAAATCAAACGGTATCCCAATGATCCAACTGGATGAGAAATTGGGTAACGTTGAGCACAATATTTTGGTTAACCCACTTGTACGTAACCGTGTGGAGCAATACTTCCCACGTAGCGGTACAACTGAATGGGTGGTACCTCAAGGTCAGTACTTTGTGATGGGTGATAACCGTGACAACAGTGCAGACAGCCGTTACTGGGGCTTTGTTCCTGAAGCTAACCTTGTCGGCAAAGCTGTTGCCATTTGGATCAGCTTTGAGTTTGATCGTGGCGCAGATAGCGTTCTACCTTCATGGATCCCAACTGGTGTGCGTTTCAACCGCATCGGTGGTATTCACTAA
- the lepA gene encoding translation elongation factor 4 translates to MKHIRNFSIIAHIDHGKSTLSDRLIQVCGGLSDREMAAQVLDSMDLERERGITIKSQSVTLNYTAKDGETYQLNFIDTPGHVDFAYEVSRSLAACEGALLVVDAGQGVEAQTLANCYTAIEMDLEVVPILNKIDLPAADPERVAEEIEEIVGIDAMDATRCSAKTGLGVEDVLENIVSAIPAPEGDPDAPLQALIIDSWFDNYLGVVSLVRIKNGSLKKNDKIKVMSTGQAWGVDRLGIFTPKQVDTDVLNTGEVGWVVCGIKDILGAPVGDTLTLAKNGSDKPLPGFKKVKPQVYAGLFPVSSDDYENFRDALGKLSLNDASLFYEPENSAALGFGFRCGFLGMLHMEIIQERLEREYDLDLITTAPTVVYEVEKTDGELLYVDSPAKLPAINDIEEIREPIARCNILVPADYLGNVITLCVEKRGLQVDMVYHGNQVAVTYDIPMAEVVLDFFDRLKSTSRGYASLDYNFQRFEASNMVRVDVLLNGDKVDALALITHKDQSQTRGRQLVEKMKEFIPRQMFDIAIQAAIGNHIIARSTVKQLRKNVIAKCYGGDVSRKKKLLKKQKEGKKRMKQIGNVELPQEAFLAILHVGKD, encoded by the coding sequence ATGAAGCACATTCGTAACTTTTCGATTATCGCCCACATCGACCATGGTAAGTCGACCCTATCAGACCGTCTAATCCAAGTTTGTGGAGGATTAAGCGATCGTGAAATGGCCGCACAGGTTCTGGATTCTATGGATCTTGAACGTGAGCGTGGTATCACCATTAAATCTCAGAGTGTGACGCTAAACTACACCGCTAAAGACGGTGAAACTTATCAGCTGAACTTCATCGATACTCCGGGACACGTAGACTTTGCATACGAAGTATCACGTTCTCTAGCGGCTTGTGAAGGCGCGCTATTGGTTGTTGATGCTGGTCAGGGTGTAGAAGCGCAAACACTTGCTAACTGTTACACCGCGATCGAAATGGATCTGGAAGTAGTGCCAATCCTAAACAAGATCGACTTGCCAGCCGCTGATCCTGAACGTGTAGCTGAAGAAATTGAAGAAATCGTTGGTATTGATGCGATGGACGCAACACGCTGTTCTGCGAAGACAGGTCTGGGTGTTGAGGACGTTCTAGAAAACATCGTATCAGCAATTCCAGCACCAGAAGGTGATCCTGATGCGCCACTACAAGCGCTGATCATCGACTCATGGTTTGATAACTATCTTGGCGTAGTATCTTTGGTACGAATCAAAAACGGTTCACTGAAGAAGAACGACAAAATCAAAGTAATGAGCACAGGCCAAGCTTGGGGTGTAGACCGTTTGGGTATCTTTACACCTAAGCAAGTGGATACTGATGTTCTAAATACTGGCGAAGTAGGTTGGGTTGTTTGTGGTATCAAAGACATCCTAGGCGCACCAGTAGGTGATACGCTAACGTTAGCGAAAAACGGCAGCGACAAGCCACTCCCTGGCTTTAAGAAAGTGAAACCTCAGGTATACGCGGGTCTGTTCCCTGTATCATCTGACGATTACGAAAACTTCCGTGACGCACTGGGTAAATTGAGCCTAAACGATGCATCGCTATTCTACGAACCAGAAAACTCAGCAGCGCTTGGTTTTGGTTTCCGTTGTGGTTTCCTTGGCATGCTGCACATGGAAATTATCCAAGAGCGTCTAGAGCGTGAATACGATCTCGACCTGATTACCACAGCGCCAACGGTAGTTTACGAAGTTGAGAAAACGGATGGTGAGCTACTGTACGTTGATAGCCCAGCGAAGCTACCTGCTATTAACGACATCGAAGAGATTCGTGAGCCGATTGCACGTTGTAATATCTTGGTACCAGCAGATTACCTAGGTAACGTGATCACACTGTGTGTGGAGAAGCGTGGTCTCCAAGTTGATATGGTTTACCACGGTAACCAAGTGGCAGTAACTTACGATATTCCAATGGCAGAAGTAGTACTCGATTTCTTCGACCGTCTGAAGTCTACGTCACGTGGTTACGCATCTCTGGATTACAACTTCCAACGCTTTGAAGCGTCAAACATGGTACGCGTCGACGTACTATTGAACGGCGACAAAGTGGATGCACTTGCGCTTATCACGCACAAAGATCAGTCTCAGACTCGTGGTCGTCAGCTGGTTGAGAAGATGAAAGAATTTATCCCTCGTCAGATGTTCGATATCGCGATTCAAGCGGCTATTGGTAACCACATCATTGCGCGTTCTACCGTTAAGCAGCTACGTAAAAACGTAATCGCAAAATGTTACGGTGGTGACGTGAGTCGTAAGAAGAAACTTCTGAAGAAACAGAAAGAAGGTAAGAAACGTATGAAGCAGATCGGTAACGTTGAACTGCCTCAAGAAGCGTTCCTAGCAATTCTTCACGTCGGCAAAGATTAG
- a CDS encoding SoxR reducing system RseC family protein → MMTALATVTGVERHGKQYEIDLSCEQQTSCSSCSSQKSCGTGVVTKAIGNKSLSWHLRTEKNVQVGQVVEIGFPESSLIKSAMAVYLLPLFGLILGAMVGHFLLTPLTAGGEGIVILASMLFAGGGMWFAKRLSKPLEDESKRQVTLIRVLGEPIQ, encoded by the coding sequence ATGATGACTGCGTTAGCTACCGTGACCGGAGTAGAGCGTCACGGTAAGCAGTACGAGATAGATTTAAGCTGCGAGCAGCAAACGAGTTGCAGCAGCTGCTCCTCGCAAAAAAGTTGTGGCACAGGTGTTGTCACTAAAGCGATAGGTAATAAGAGCCTGTCGTGGCATCTGCGCACAGAAAAAAACGTGCAAGTCGGTCAAGTCGTGGAAATCGGCTTTCCTGAATCCAGCCTTATCAAGTCAGCCATGGCGGTGTATCTACTGCCTTTATTTGGTTTGATTCTTGGTGCTATGGTTGGTCATTTCTTACTGACTCCTCTGACCGCTGGTGGAGAAGGCATTGTTATTCTCGCATCCATGCTATTTGCAGGCGGTGGTATGTGGTTCGCAAAACGCCTATCAAAACCGCTTGAAGATGAGTCAAAACGCCAAGTCACCCTCATTCGAGTTCTCGGTGAACCTATCCAATAA
- the rseB gene encoding sigma-E factor regulatory protein RseB has product MKKFLISACALFSMMSSQAFAGDKPAEALLHQMSEASKNLSYELSYILIKKNSIEPLLYRHATHGEDQYAHLVYLSGPVREVIRRGTEVSYIETGVEPFTIESGKMVAPTIPMLNTNIDELNLYYDYVQVGRAREAGVPTQVLRIVPKDGLRYSYVLWIDEKSKLPLRADLVDRDGEMLEQYRTISYTVNPKIAELMSGLEDVQLPAVLTMPKGEIGTSNWTVGWTPDGFHPNDLNRYRMASTDQMVESQLYSDGLFNFSVYVANKDEHSLKGQLVRQGRRTLHSFVNGDYEISVVGDIPPATAQRIAQSVTFNVTKSKQ; this is encoded by the coding sequence ATGAAAAAATTTCTGATCAGCGCTTGCGCTCTGTTCAGTATGATGTCTTCGCAAGCCTTTGCTGGTGATAAGCCGGCGGAGGCTTTATTGCATCAAATGAGCGAGGCGAGTAAGAATTTAAGTTACGAACTTTCTTACATCCTTATCAAAAAGAACAGCATTGAGCCTTTGCTGTATCGTCACGCGACACACGGCGAAGATCAGTACGCTCATCTTGTTTATTTAAGTGGACCTGTACGTGAGGTGATTCGTCGCGGAACAGAAGTGAGTTATATCGAAACTGGCGTGGAACCGTTCACTATCGAATCAGGCAAAATGGTTGCACCAACGATACCGATGCTCAACACCAATATCGACGAGCTAAACCTGTATTACGACTACGTTCAAGTAGGGCGTGCGCGTGAAGCCGGTGTTCCAACTCAGGTATTGCGTATTGTGCCGAAAGACGGACTACGTTATTCCTATGTCCTTTGGATTGACGAAAAGAGCAAATTGCCACTTCGCGCCGATCTTGTCGATCGTGATGGCGAGATGCTAGAGCAATACCGCACGATCTCTTACACAGTAAACCCTAAAATTGCAGAGTTGATGAGCGGCCTTGAAGACGTTCAACTTCCTGCTGTGCTTACAATGCCGAAAGGTGAAATTGGCACGAGCAATTGGACTGTGGGCTGGACTCCAGACGGTTTTCATCCAAACGATCTCAACCGCTACCGTATGGCATCAACAGACCAAATGGTAGAAAGTCAGTTGTATTCTGATGGCTTGTTCAACTTCTCTGTTTACGTAGCAAACAAAGATGAGCATTCATTAAAAGGACAACTGGTTCGTCAAGGCCGTAGAACCTTACACAGTTTTGTGAATGGTGATTATGAAATCTCTGTGGTCGGAGATATTCCGCCAGCTACGGCGCAGCGCATTGCTCAATCTGTCACATTTAATGTAACAAAGAGTAAGCAATAA
- a CDS encoding sigma-E factor negative regulatory protein produces MADKEQLSALMDGELVDKALIQELEQDQESREAWQNYHLIGDVMRGEAPAKPEWNIAESVALALEDEPVHRAIDSRSANVISIADAPKESQPEPQKAKRQLPAWLTQFGQVAVAACVSLVVILGVQQYGGSDPMSPQAEQLPVLQTVPFAGSAEPVSLTRESVERSVGEANMQEQRKRVHAMLRDYELQLRINSDASQQDAHLTPDSE; encoded by the coding sequence ATGGCTGACAAAGAACAACTTTCAGCTCTCATGGATGGAGAATTGGTCGATAAGGCTTTAATTCAAGAGTTAGAGCAAGACCAAGAGAGCCGTGAAGCTTGGCAGAACTATCACCTAATTGGTGATGTTATGCGAGGCGAGGCGCCAGCAAAACCTGAGTGGAATATTGCTGAAAGCGTAGCGTTAGCGTTAGAAGATGAACCTGTGCATCGAGCGATCGATTCGCGCAGTGCCAATGTCATTTCAATCGCTGATGCGCCTAAAGAGTCGCAACCAGAACCGCAAAAAGCCAAACGTCAGTTGCCAGCGTGGTTAACTCAGTTTGGGCAAGTCGCTGTTGCTGCATGTGTGTCGCTAGTCGTTATCTTAGGTGTGCAGCAATACGGTGGTAGCGATCCAATGTCGCCACAAGCTGAACAGTTACCAGTTTTGCAAACCGTTCCGTTTGCAGGCAGTGCTGAACCTGTGAGCTTAACTCGTGAGTCCGTAGAGCGCTCAGTGGGTGAGGCAAATATGCAGGAGCAACGTAAACGCGTTCATGCTATGCTGCGTGACTACGAATTGCAGTTAAGAATTAACAGTGACGCATCTCAGCAAGATGCGCATCTGACTCCGGATAGTGAATGA
- the rpoE gene encoding RNA polymerase sigma factor RpoE: MNEQLTDQVLIERVQNGDKQAFNLLVTKYQNKVCNLISRYVSNPGDVPDVAQEAFIKAYRAIPSFRGESAFYTWLYRIAVNTAKNHIVAQGRRPPATDVDAEEAEFYETGSALKEISNPENLTLSKELQRVVFSAIEALPEDLKTAMTLRELDGLSYEEIAEVMDCPVGTVRSRIFRAREAVEKKIRPLLQR, from the coding sequence ATGAACGAGCAGCTGACCGATCAAGTATTGATTGAGCGAGTTCAGAATGGTGATAAGCAAGCATTCAACCTGCTGGTAACAAAGTATCAGAACAAGGTGTGTAATCTTATTTCCAGATACGTTAGTAATCCTGGCGATGTACCAGATGTAGCACAAGAAGCCTTTATCAAAGCTTACCGAGCTATCCCTAGCTTTCGCGGGGAAAGTGCGTTTTATACGTGGCTGTATCGCATTGCAGTGAATACTGCGAAAAATCACATTGTGGCTCAAGGGCGCAGACCCCCAGCGACAGATGTTGATGCTGAAGAAGCTGAATTTTACGAAACAGGTAGTGCACTTAAAGAAATTTCGAACCCTGAGAACTTAACGTTGTCCAAAGAATTGCAACGGGTAGTGTTCAGTGCAATCGAAGCTTTACCTGAAGATTTAAAGACAGCAATGACATTGCGAGAGCTCGATGGCTTAAGTTATGAAGAAATTGCTGAAGTAATGGATTGCCCGGTAGGAACGGTACGTTCACGTATCTTCCGTGCTCGTGAAGCGGTGGAAAAGAAAATCAGACCTCTTTTACAGCGCTAG
- the nadB gene encoding L-aspartate oxidase — MNTNREHECDVLVVGSGAAGLSLALRVANHCKVMVLSKGPRSEGATYYAQGGIAAVFDESDTIESHVEDTQIAGDGICDEETVRFIAEHSKECVQWLIDGGVPFDREDDDSDDEPRYHLTREGGHSRRRILHAADATGMAMQTSLQDNAHNHPNIHVLERHNALDLITEDKIGGDKNKVIGAYIWNRNEEHVETVRAKFVVLATGGASKVYQYTSNPDVSSGDGIAIAWRAGCRVANLEFNQFHPTCLYHPEARNFLLTEALRGEGAYLRRPDGTRFMPDFDERKELAPRDVVARAIDFEMKRLGADCMYLDISHKPADFITKHFPTIYSRLMDLGIDMTKEPIPIVPAAHYTCGGVMVDQNGHTDLKNLYAIGEVSYTGLHGANRMASNSLLECVVYAWSAAKDILKHHTSIELPSRVPCWDESQVTNSDEEVIIQHNWHELRLFMWDYMGIVRTDKRLERALRRIQLLQQETHEYYSNFRVSNNLLELRNLLQVAELMVRCAMQRKESRGLHYTLDYPNQLENSGPTILVPAKQLTDK, encoded by the coding sequence ATGAACACAAATCGTGAACATGAATGTGATGTGTTAGTGGTAGGGAGTGGCGCTGCGGGCTTGTCGTTGGCTTTACGTGTCGCAAACCACTGTAAAGTAATGGTACTCAGCAAAGGACCGCGCAGCGAAGGGGCAACTTACTACGCTCAAGGCGGTATCGCCGCTGTGTTCGATGAATCCGACACCATTGAGTCGCACGTTGAAGATACCCAAATTGCCGGGGATGGTATCTGCGACGAAGAGACCGTGAGATTCATTGCAGAACACTCAAAAGAATGTGTGCAATGGCTGATTGACGGCGGTGTACCGTTTGACCGTGAAGACGATGATTCTGACGATGAACCTCGTTACCACCTAACCCGCGAAGGTGGCCACAGCCGCCGCCGTATTCTGCACGCCGCAGACGCAACCGGTATGGCAATGCAAACCTCATTGCAGGACAACGCCCACAACCATCCCAATATTCATGTTCTTGAACGCCACAACGCTCTGGACTTGATCACTGAAGATAAAATCGGTGGTGATAAAAACAAAGTCATCGGTGCCTATATCTGGAACCGAAACGAAGAGCACGTAGAAACCGTGCGCGCCAAATTTGTGGTTCTAGCGACAGGTGGCGCGTCAAAGGTTTATCAATACACCTCTAACCCTGATGTCTCATCGGGTGATGGTATTGCTATCGCGTGGCGAGCTGGCTGTCGAGTGGCGAACTTAGAGTTCAACCAGTTCCACCCAACTTGCCTTTACCACCCTGAAGCTCGCAACTTCTTGCTGACCGAGGCCCTTCGTGGTGAAGGCGCTTACCTTCGTCGCCCAGACGGCACTCGCTTTATGCCAGATTTTGATGAGCGTAAAGAACTCGCCCCCCGCGATGTTGTCGCTCGTGCCATCGACTTCGAAATGAAACGCTTGGGTGCAGACTGCATGTATCTCGACATCAGTCATAAACCAGCGGACTTTATCACCAAGCACTTCCCCACCATTTACTCGCGCTTGATGGACTTGGGCATTGATATGACCAAAGAGCCTATTCCAATCGTACCAGCTGCGCACTATACCTGTGGCGGCGTGATGGTGGATCAAAACGGTCATACGGATTTGAAAAATCTATACGCGATTGGCGAAGTGAGCTACACCGGCTTGCATGGTGCTAACCGTATGGCATCGAACTCACTGTTGGAATGTGTGGTTTATGCGTGGTCTGCTGCAAAAGATATTCTGAAACATCACACCAGCATTGAGCTGCCTTCACGTGTTCCATGTTGGGATGAAAGCCAAGTCACCAACAGCGATGAAGAAGTTATTATTCAACACAACTGGCACGAACTTCGCCTGTTCATGTGGGACTACATGGGCATTGTGCGTACCGATAAGCGCTTAGAGCGTGCATTGCGCCGCATTCAACTGCTACAACAAGAAACGCATGAGTACTACAGTAACTTCCGCGTATCTAATAACTTGTTGGAACTGCGTAATCTACTGCAAGTTGCAGAGCTTATGGTTCGCTGTGCGATGCAGCGTAAAGAGAGCCGAGGCCTGCACTACACGCTTGATTACCCAAATCAACTGGAAAACAGCGGCCCGACAATTCTGGTACCAGCAAAACAGTTAACCGATAAATAA
- a CDS encoding protein YgfX: MIKLLPTTSAKFVNLNVSSSITAQVSNLTVFLSLTWAVSLSDIPLVLSIYLLLLIASKLRDPGFVLLSSQGHWYVHSDGTVKNETSNSHIKHVSLTTLPFKLSFTLESGEMVTIWRDSCDERCYRQLSLILRQWKMKQGAKAPC, from the coding sequence TTGATAAAATTGTTGCCCACAACCTCAGCAAAGTTCGTTAATCTTAACGTATCTTCCTCAATTACGGCTCAAGTCAGCAATCTGACCGTTTTCTTAAGCTTGACTTGGGCCGTGTCTCTTTCCGACATTCCGCTCGTATTATCGATTTATTTGTTATTACTGATTGCTAGCAAGCTACGTGATCCAGGCTTTGTCCTTTTGTCGAGTCAAGGGCATTGGTATGTGCACAGCGACGGCACGGTAAAAAATGAAACGAGTAATTCGCATATCAAACACGTCAGCCTGACGACGCTGCCTTTTAAACTCTCCTTTACGCTAGAGTCGGGTGAAATGGTGACGATTTGGCGAGACAGTTGTGATGAACGGTGCTATCGGCAACTTTCCTTGATTTTGCGTCAATGGAAAATGAAACAGGGAGCCAAAGCTCCCTGTTGA